In Aurantimicrobium minutum, the following proteins share a genomic window:
- the fabG gene encoding 3-oxoacyl-ACP reductase FabG, giving the protein MTVRTVLITGGNRGIGYALAEEFIAQGHRVAVTARSGEGPAGSLTVRADVTDGSSLDSAYAEVEEKLGPVEVLVANAGITKDTLVMRMTDEEFDSVVDTNLGGTFKVVKRAIKGMLKARFGRIILISSVVGLYGSAGQVNYSSSKSALVGMARSLTRELGARGITANVVAPGFIETDMTAALPEEQQEQYKKNIPAGRFAQPSEVAKVCAWLASDDSGYISGAVIPVDGGLGMGH; this is encoded by the coding sequence GTGACCGTTCGTACAGTGCTCATTACTGGTGGAAACAGAGGCATTGGATATGCCCTTGCGGAGGAATTCATCGCCCAGGGTCATCGTGTAGCTGTCACAGCACGTTCTGGTGAAGGTCCTGCCGGTTCGCTTACTGTTCGAGCAGATGTTACTGATGGGTCTTCACTTGATTCTGCATATGCAGAAGTTGAAGAGAAACTTGGCCCAGTAGAAGTTCTCGTTGCCAATGCTGGCATTACTAAAGACACCCTTGTGATGCGAATGACGGACGAAGAGTTTGATTCCGTCGTTGATACCAATCTCGGAGGAACCTTCAAAGTAGTCAAGCGTGCGATCAAGGGCATGTTAAAGGCACGTTTCGGTCGCATCATTTTGATTTCATCTGTTGTGGGACTTTATGGCTCGGCCGGCCAGGTTAACTACTCCTCTTCCAAGAGCGCACTGGTGGGTATGGCACGTTCGCTTACTCGTGAATTAGGCGCACGTGGAATTACCGCGAACGTTGTTGCACCTGGCTTCATTGAGACGGATATGACAGCAGCACTACCCGAGGAACAGCAAGAACAATATAAAAAGAACATTCCCGCTGGACGCTTTGCTCAACCCTCTGAGGTAGCCAAAGTGTGTGCCTGGCTTGCTTCTGATGACTCAGGTTATATCTCTGGAGCTGTGATTCCTGTTGATGGTGGATTAGGTATGGGGCACTAA
- a CDS encoding DUF3099 domain-containing protein, with product MKKKLQSATTLPPSPADERRIRMVKYTIAMSIRMVCIIGMLFVSGWWLVVFAAGAIVLPYFAMIAANVKMAPKTSIVERPSTIVLYQEKQS from the coding sequence ATGAAGAAGAAACTTCAGTCCGCAACAACCCTTCCACCATCCCCCGCTGACGAGCGGCGAATTCGGATGGTCAAGTACACCATCGCTATGAGTATTCGCATGGTTTGCATCATTGGAATGCTCTTTGTTTCAGGCTGGTGGCTTGTCGTCTTTGCAGCAGGAGCAATTGTGCTTCCCTATTTCGCCATGATTGCTGCAAACGTCAAGATGGCGCCTAAAACCTCTATTGTTGAGCGCCCTAGCACCATCGTGCTCTATCAAGAAAAGCAGTCTTGA
- a CDS encoding SURF1 family protein: MNTVPTPSEAPERVPWYAVALTKRWLTYLLLTAIFAGTCIALSTWQFNRREEAQQEISRVLSNYEASPITLSEALPTLDTFEPDDKWIPVTVTGTYLSEDQFIVRSRPREQQAGVEVLTPLLTEQGNVFVINRGWLPVLPDGTENYTLPAPPSGEVTVIARLKAGEPAIPGREAAGNQLATIELPLIAERIGYPTYTGAYGVLDSETPPPIENPPLAAKKPSLDEGAHLSYAYQWIMFGLLAFIALAWAIRNELRIRNAETDEGKARELKRQQKRAAQPTEEDIEDALLDQASR; the protein is encoded by the coding sequence TTGAACACAGTTCCCACCCCTTCAGAAGCACCAGAACGTGTTCCTTGGTATGCAGTTGCCCTCACCAAAAGGTGGTTGACATACCTTTTGTTGACAGCCATATTCGCAGGTACCTGCATAGCCCTATCAACATGGCAGTTCAACCGGCGTGAAGAAGCTCAGCAAGAAATTAGCAGGGTCTTATCGAACTACGAGGCGTCCCCAATAACCCTCAGTGAAGCTCTACCAACCCTGGATACATTCGAACCTGACGATAAGTGGATTCCAGTTACCGTAACTGGCACATATTTATCTGAAGACCAATTTATTGTTCGAAGTCGTCCGCGTGAACAACAAGCTGGTGTTGAAGTTCTGACTCCCCTGCTGACAGAGCAGGGCAATGTCTTTGTTATCAATCGTGGATGGCTACCAGTTTTGCCTGACGGCACAGAAAACTACACCTTGCCTGCACCACCGTCCGGTGAGGTCACTGTTATTGCCCGGCTGAAAGCAGGTGAACCGGCCATTCCAGGCCGCGAAGCAGCTGGAAACCAACTAGCAACAATTGAATTACCCCTCATCGCAGAAAGGATCGGATACCCTACATACACCGGTGCATACGGTGTACTGGACTCAGAGACGCCTCCACCAATTGAGAATCCACCACTGGCAGCCAAAAAGCCTTCACTGGATGAAGGCGCTCATCTGAGTTATGCCTACCAATGGATCATGTTTGGTCTACTGGCATTTATTGCTTTGGCGTGGGCAATACGCAACGAACTTCGTATACGAAATGCTGAGACTGACGAGGGTAAAGCTCGCGAACTTAAACGTCAGCAAAAACGCGCAGCACAACCTACAGAAGAGGACATCGAGGATGCTCTTCTTGATCAGGCCTCTCGCTAG